The Chryseolinea soli genome contains a region encoding:
- a CDS encoding SRPBCC domain-containing protein — protein MVSNVETQETQVVKDLANKKITITRFFEAEPELVWLTWTESELLDQWWAPKPWHTETKAMDFSEGGHWLYAMVGPNNERHWARVDFGKIDFQKSFETTDYFVDEKGVKNTEFGETRWKIAFRAMGSGTEITVEITSASEASLQQLLAMGFESGFTMALGNLEQYLQAQFKIRKQLKTSTKPRVTTYLNFPGNTEEAFKFYRSVFGTEFSGEGIKRFGDIPPESGHPPVPDAIKKMVLHVELPILGGHVLMATDAPKEMGMNLIQGNNMHICVEPSTRAETKKLFEALSKGGNVTMPLADMFFGAYFGEFTDRYGINWMFNCIEKP, from the coding sequence ATGGTAAGTAACGTAGAAACACAAGAGACACAAGTCGTGAAAGACTTGGCAAACAAAAAGATCACCATCACCCGGTTTTTTGAGGCCGAGCCCGAGTTGGTTTGGCTCACCTGGACCGAGTCTGAATTGCTCGACCAATGGTGGGCGCCCAAACCCTGGCACACCGAAACCAAAGCCATGGATTTCAGTGAAGGCGGCCACTGGCTCTATGCCATGGTAGGCCCCAACAACGAGCGGCATTGGGCAAGGGTGGATTTTGGCAAGATCGATTTTCAAAAAAGCTTCGAGACCACGGACTATTTCGTTGACGAAAAAGGTGTGAAGAATACCGAATTCGGCGAGACGCGTTGGAAGATCGCATTTCGCGCGATGGGAAGCGGAACGGAGATCACCGTGGAGATCACGTCGGCAAGCGAGGCTAGCCTCCAGCAGTTGCTGGCGATGGGCTTCGAAAGCGGCTTCACGATGGCGCTCGGAAACCTGGAACAATACCTGCAGGCCCAATTCAAAATTCGCAAACAACTAAAGACAAGTACAAAACCCCGGGTCACAACGTATTTGAATTTCCCGGGCAACACGGAAGAAGCTTTCAAATTCTACCGGTCGGTTTTTGGAACGGAGTTCAGCGGAGAAGGCATCAAGCGTTTTGGCGACATTCCCCCGGAATCGGGACATCCCCCGGTGCCCGACGCGATCAAGAAGATGGTGTTGCACGTGGAGCTACCCATCCTGGGCGGACATGTATTGATGGCTACTGATGCACCAAAGGAAATGGGCATGAACCTCATCCAGGGCAACAACATGCACATCTGCGTGGAGCCTTCCACACGGGCCGAAACCAAAAAGCTTTTTGAAGCGCTGTCAAAAGGCGGCAACGTTACGATGCCTTTGGCCGATATGTTTTTCGGTGCCTACTTCGGGGAGTTCACCGATCGCTATGGAATAAACTGGATGTTCAATTGCATCGAGAAGCCGTAA
- a CDS encoding putative quinol monooxygenase produces MLIRIVRMHFKESGVEAFLAVFNRHKTEIRNFDGCSHLELLKDVDVPHTYITYSYWRDAAALERYRQSALFESVWGRTKELFADRPRAFSVEKFIDVPGNA; encoded by the coding sequence ATGCTCATCCGAATCGTCCGCATGCATTTTAAAGAATCCGGGGTCGAAGCATTTCTCGCCGTCTTCAACCGGCACAAAACCGAGATCCGGAATTTTGATGGGTGCTCGCACCTGGAGTTGCTCAAAGATGTTGACGTGCCCCACACCTACATCACGTATAGCTACTGGCGCGATGCCGCGGCGTTGGAGCGCTACCGGCAGTCGGCACTTTTTGAAAGTGTATGGGGAAGAACGAAGGAATTGTTTGCAGACCGGCCGCGGGCGTTTTCGGTGGAGAAATTTATCGACGTGCCGGGGAATGCCTGA
- a CDS encoding IS4 family transposase codes for MEGHYESLAGRISGKDLICIQDTSEYMYGHHKGILKDGTLGRITDDYNLGLRVHPMLVLDANDEFAYGFSSLEIVNREAQAENKTQRKYKQLPVEEKESYRWINAALNTKQVLQKANSITIVADRESDIYQLWSRIPDEKTHLVVRSSLTRIFKNEGGEKLDPTDRQKRVGQITLLIPADFDKKRKAREAKIELYVQKAQTRRPVSLRSSNDGQHVPLYVVVAKEVINQREEIQDPVEWILLTDIKTDTLEEATTIISIYRSRWNIEQIFRLTKQKGFQLESSQLETGHAIENLIAMVFIAAIRIFQMVKSRNDQGRLALDLFDAQEITLLTKVNKGLEGSSPKSKNINRPESIAFIVWIVARLGNWKPEDKDPPGPITLLKGWIVLQNYLKVNQILLSN; via the coding sequence ATGGAAGGTCATTATGAGTCATTGGCTGGTCGGATAAGCGGGAAGGATCTGATTTGCATCCAGGATACTAGTGAATACATGTATGGGCACCATAAGGGTATCCTCAAAGACGGAACATTGGGAAGAATTACTGATGACTATAACTTAGGTTTACGGGTTCATCCCATGTTGGTGCTTGACGCGAACGATGAATTTGCCTATGGTTTTTCCAGCTTGGAAATAGTCAATAGGGAAGCTCAAGCGGAGAACAAGACTCAACGCAAGTACAAGCAACTTCCGGTTGAAGAAAAGGAAAGCTATCGTTGGATTAATGCCGCCTTAAACACCAAGCAGGTCCTCCAAAAGGCTAACTCCATAACAATTGTCGCTGATCGCGAATCAGATATTTACCAACTATGGAGCAGGATACCAGATGAAAAGACGCATCTGGTCGTTCGTTCTTCCCTGACGCGCATTTTTAAAAATGAAGGGGGAGAAAAGCTTGATCCGACGGATAGGCAAAAACGGGTTGGCCAGATAACCCTTCTTATTCCGGCAGATTTCGACAAAAAAAGAAAAGCCCGGGAAGCCAAAATTGAATTATATGTGCAAAAAGCACAGACGCGACGGCCTGTAAGTTTGAGAAGCTCTAATGATGGTCAGCACGTGCCCCTTTACGTGGTAGTTGCCAAAGAAGTGATTAATCAGCGTGAAGAAATTCAGGACCCTGTTGAATGGATTTTGCTAACGGACATAAAAACAGACACCTTAGAGGAGGCTACTACCATAATTTCGATTTATAGATCACGGTGGAATATTGAACAGATATTCAGGCTAACCAAACAAAAGGGATTCCAATTGGAAAGTAGTCAATTAGAAACTGGCCATGCCATAGAGAATCTCATTGCCATGGTCTTTATCGCAGCAATACGAATTTTCCAGATGGTCAAGAGTCGAAACGATCAGGGCCGGCTCGCTTTGGATCTTTTTGACGCGCAGGAAATTACCCTACTAACAAAAGTAAACAAGGGCCTAGAGGGCAGTTCACCAAAATCAAAAAATATCAATAGGCCGGAATCTATTGCCTTCATCGTTTGGATTGTCGCCCGATTGGGTAATTGGAAGCCGGAAGACAAAGATCCACCTGGCCCAATTACCTTGTTGAAGGGGTGGATTGTGCTCCAAAACTACCTCAAAGTAAATCAAATATTATTATCCAATTAA
- a CDS encoding AraC family transcriptional regulator gives MTLTKTQATIPKYAFEQDPVTRNKAFRVKKNDSLINYRKSDFLVPHRKDYYFMAFVKNGGGRHWIDMTSYTIKPNKLYFTIPQQVHLKEQAAEFTGMIICFTKDFLALDESDSLRKLPIIENPHHGHELDLNKNDVLFIDDILEKIHREYNNAKGEWQTNMLLAYMEVLLIYLSRLYTEQFSQPKESPDRQLLKTYLSHIEESYSEFHEVAAYADRMNISAGHLSEFVKKQSGKPAIAHIHERLILEAKRMLLHSDDSIKEIAFQLGFEDASYFNKFFKRLTLQTPLQYRTAIREIYH, from the coding sequence ATGACACTTACCAAAACACAGGCCACCATACCCAAATATGCTTTTGAACAAGATCCGGTCACGCGCAATAAGGCGTTTCGCGTCAAGAAAAACGATAGCCTTATCAACTACCGGAAATCCGATTTCCTGGTTCCCCACCGGAAGGATTATTATTTCATGGCGTTTGTAAAGAACGGGGGCGGCCGTCATTGGATCGATATGACGTCGTATACGATCAAGCCGAACAAACTCTATTTCACCATTCCGCAACAAGTTCACCTGAAAGAACAGGCTGCGGAATTCACCGGGATGATCATCTGCTTTACAAAGGACTTTCTTGCCTTGGACGAGAGCGATTCGCTGAGAAAACTTCCCATCATCGAAAATCCGCACCATGGCCATGAATTGGACCTGAATAAAAACGACGTCCTCTTTATAGATGACATCCTGGAGAAGATCCATCGGGAATACAACAACGCAAAAGGCGAATGGCAAACGAATATGCTCCTGGCCTATATGGAGGTTTTATTGATCTATTTAAGCAGGCTTTATACCGAGCAGTTCAGTCAACCCAAAGAATCGCCGGATCGCCAACTCCTGAAAACATATCTTTCGCACATCGAAGAATCCTATTCCGAATTTCACGAGGTCGCGGCCTATGCCGACCGGATGAATATATCGGCTGGACACCTGAGCGAATTCGTAAAAAAGCAAAGTGGAAAACCCGCCATTGCACACATCCATGAGCGCTTGATCCTGGAGGCCAAACGCATGCTGCTACATTCGGACGACTCCATCAAGGAGATCGCGTTTCAACTCGGCTTTGAAGATGCGTCCTACTTCAACAAGTTTTTTAAACGCCTCACGTTGCAGACCCCGCTCCAATACCGAACAGCCATCCGCGAAATTTACCATTGA
- a CDS encoding SAM hydrolase/SAM-dependent halogenase family protein: protein MAIVTLLTDSGESDHYVAAIKARIISINPGVRVEDISHHIKPADIAHAAFVLRAVFRDFPKGTVHLVGVDATGNRGDAFIALQLEDHFFVGCDNGLFGLISEKPHQQLAELNAIATMSTTFPERDIFAPAAAKLASGIGITTLGKPMPAFKKMIDRQMKATKKQITGSIIRVDNMGNLITNISKEAFDVLSQGKAYTIQFGGEKFRRIQTQYSQAEQGECFIVFNTLNLLEVGIYKGNASELLGLGYGGTVNVIFEE, encoded by the coding sequence ATGGCCATTGTTACGCTTCTTACGGACTCCGGCGAAAGTGATCACTATGTGGCCGCGATCAAAGCCCGGATCATCAGTATAAACCCGGGGGTACGGGTGGAAGACATCAGCCATCACATCAAACCTGCAGACATTGCCCACGCCGCCTTTGTATTGCGGGCTGTTTTCCGCGATTTTCCCAAAGGCACCGTTCACCTGGTCGGCGTAGATGCAACAGGAAACCGGGGCGATGCGTTCATTGCCCTGCAGTTGGAGGACCATTTTTTTGTCGGCTGCGACAACGGTCTGTTCGGCCTCATCAGCGAAAAACCCCACCAGCAACTGGCCGAACTCAATGCCATCGCCACGATGAGCACCACCTTTCCCGAACGCGATATCTTTGCGCCGGCGGCCGCCAAACTGGCCAGCGGCATCGGCATCACGACCTTGGGCAAGCCCATGCCGGCCTTCAAAAAGATGATCGACCGCCAGATGAAGGCCACCAAGAAGCAGATCACCGGCAGCATCATCCGTGTGGACAACATGGGCAACCTCATCACCAACATCAGCAAAGAAGCGTTCGACGTGCTGAGCCAGGGAAAGGCATATACCATCCAATTCGGGGGCGAAAAATTCCGCCGCATCCAAACCCAATACAGCCAGGCAGAGCAGGGCGAATGCTTCATCGTGTTCAACACCCTGAACCTGCTGGAGGTCGGCATCTACAAGGGGAACGCCTCGGAGCTGCTGGGTCTTGGTTATGGGGGGACAGTGAATGTGATCTTCGAGGAATGA
- a CDS encoding SDR family oxidoreductase produces MKTALITGANKSIGFEVAKQLAQKEHYVYLGSRDLQKGEEAVAKLKALGLNNLEAIQLDVTAQDSVSSAATTLGQKINSLDVLINNAGISGGFPQSPTEIDTGVIREVFETNFFGPIEMIKKFLDLLKKSASPRIVNVTSGLGSLTLHSDPSWKYYAVKGAAYGPSKTALNAYTLVLAHALKETSFKINVIDPGYTATDFNQHRGPGNVEDAARFVVKYALLGNDGPTGRFFSHDFEGKDNESPW; encoded by the coding sequence ATGAAAACAGCATTAATTACGGGAGCCAATAAGAGTATCGGTTTCGAAGTCGCAAAACAACTCGCACAAAAAGAGCACTATGTCTACCTGGGCAGTCGCGATCTTCAGAAAGGTGAAGAGGCCGTTGCCAAATTGAAAGCTTTGGGATTGAATAACCTCGAAGCCATTCAACTCGACGTCACCGCACAGGATTCGGTGTCGTCTGCCGCGACTACGCTGGGACAAAAAATAAATTCGCTGGACGTATTGATCAACAACGCAGGCATCAGCGGAGGTTTCCCACAAAGCCCAACCGAAATTGACACGGGTGTGATCCGGGAGGTTTTTGAGACGAACTTTTTCGGGCCCATAGAAATGATCAAAAAATTTTTGGACTTGTTGAAAAAATCAGCTTCACCCAGGATTGTGAATGTCACTTCCGGTTTGGGATCGCTTACACTGCACAGCGATCCTTCGTGGAAATACTATGCGGTGAAAGGCGCAGCGTATGGTCCTTCAAAAACAGCATTGAACGCTTACACGCTTGTTCTCGCCCATGCATTGAAAGAAACTTCCTTCAAGATCAACGTCATTGATCCGGGCTACACGGCCACAGACTTCAATCAGCATCGCGGTCCTGGAAATGTCGAAGACGCCGCGCGGTTTGTGGTTAAGTATGCACTGTTGGGCAATGATGGTCCCACGGGGAGATTTTTCAGTCATGACTTTGAAGGGAAGGATAATGAGAGTCCCTGGTAG
- a CDS encoding glycoside hydrolase family 53 protein, with the protein MRTLLSSLFLFLTLQGLASACHPAPEKKAPTFVKGADISWLPQMEAGGYIFYDDQGKPQDCFQILKDHGINTIRLRTFVNPSNDPHSGHCSKDETIAMAKRAQQWGMRVMIDFHYSDSWADPGKQVKPKAWQGHGFPQLLQDVYDYTHDVMAGLKAQGITPEWVQVGNEIPGGMIYPEGSTKTWDSLAQLINKGYDAIKAVSPNSKVILHVDQGNNIPRFRTWFDNAKAHGAKYDVIGLSYYPYWLDGNPDYTLSIDDLAKNMNDISARYGKEVMVVEVGGEDDKVQNTYDMLVAVIKKVKAVPDHKGLGVIYWEPEGAQSWSRYKLSAWGSDGRPTKAMDAFLAE; encoded by the coding sequence ATGAGAACGCTTTTATCGTCCCTATTCCTTTTCCTGACGCTTCAAGGCCTGGCGTCCGCCTGCCATCCGGCGCCGGAAAAAAAGGCGCCCACGTTTGTAAAGGGCGCCGACATCAGTTGGCTGCCGCAGATGGAAGCCGGGGGTTATATTTTCTATGACGACCAGGGTAAACCACAGGATTGCTTCCAGATCCTCAAAGATCATGGCATCAACACCATCCGGTTGCGCACGTTTGTCAATCCTTCCAATGATCCCCACAGTGGCCATTGCAGCAAAGACGAAACCATCGCCATGGCCAAGCGCGCACAGCAGTGGGGCATGCGGGTGATGATCGATTTTCACTATAGCGACAGTTGGGCCGACCCGGGCAAACAGGTGAAGCCAAAAGCGTGGCAAGGCCACGGATTCCCCCAGTTGCTCCAGGATGTTTATGACTACACCCACGACGTGATGGCCGGATTAAAAGCCCAGGGCATCACCCCGGAGTGGGTGCAAGTCGGCAATGAGATCCCCGGCGGCATGATCTATCCCGAAGGCAGCACAAAAACCTGGGACAGCCTGGCGCAACTCATCAACAAAGGATATGATGCCATCAAGGCCGTGAGTCCGAACAGCAAGGTGATCCTGCATGTCGATCAGGGCAACAACATCCCCCGCTTCAGAACGTGGTTCGATAATGCAAAAGCCCATGGCGCAAAATATGATGTGATCGGGTTATCCTACTACCCCTACTGGCTCGACGGCAACCCCGACTACACGCTGAGCATCGACGACCTCGCGAAAAACATGAACGACATCTCCGCGCGCTATGGTAAAGAAGTGATGGTGGTGGAAGTGGGCGGCGAAGACGACAAAGTGCAAAACACCTACGACATGCTCGTGGCCGTCATCAAAAAAGTGAAGGCTGTGCCAGACCATAAAGGCCTCGGCGTAATCTACTGGGAGCCCGAAGGCGCCCAAAGCTGGAGCCGCTACAAGCTGAGCGCCTGGGGCAGCGATGGCCGGCCCACAAAAGCCATGGACGCTTTTTTGGCGGAATAA
- a CDS encoding ArsR/SmtB family transcription factor, with the protein MIERRDVFQAIADPTRRAILTLIALQAMTPNALAEHFDTSRQAVSKHIKVLTECQLVNQEQSGREIYYYCNVKKMKEVDEWLEPFRRLWEKRFDQLDNVLKQLKSKRHGK; encoded by the coding sequence ATGATCGAACGAAGAGATGTATTCCAGGCGATTGCCGACCCCACACGGAGGGCAATCCTGACGCTCATTGCGTTGCAGGCTATGACGCCCAATGCCTTGGCGGAGCATTTTGATACGAGCCGTCAGGCGGTGTCAAAGCACATAAAGGTCCTGACCGAATGCCAACTGGTGAATCAAGAACAATCGGGCAGGGAGATCTATTATTACTGTAATGTCAAAAAAATGAAAGAAGTAGACGAATGGCTGGAGCCTTTCCGACGGTTGTGGGAAAAGCGCTTCGATCAACTGGATAATGTTTTAAAACAACTAAAATCAAAACGTCATGGTAAGTAA
- a CDS encoding PhoH family protein has product MTEKVVTLENISMVDFLGIENKTIDTLSAAFPKSRIISRGNQILIKGPTAEIGQIDDVLTSLVDHYHKYGRITEENVQAYIEREHEVVQAEHQAAEDVIVYGTKGNPIKPKTANQLKLVQLVKDNDLVFALGPAGTGKTYISVALAVRALKNKQVKKIIITRPAVEAGENLGFLPGDLKEKIDPYLRPIYDALNDMIPFEKLGFYMEREIIEIAPLAYMRGRTLNNAFILLDEAQNTTPMQMKMFLTRMGPESKMIVTGDASQIDLPTRQSSGLKEAVRILKDVKGIGIVELNEKDVVRHRLVRDIIEAYDKESS; this is encoded by the coding sequence TTGACCGAAAAAGTAGTTACACTGGAAAATATTTCCATGGTTGACTTCCTGGGAATCGAGAACAAGACCATCGACACGTTGTCGGCAGCCTTTCCCAAAAGCAGGATCATATCGCGCGGCAACCAAATACTGATCAAAGGACCCACGGCCGAGATCGGCCAGATCGACGACGTGCTCACCTCGCTGGTGGACCACTATCACAAGTACGGCCGCATCACGGAAGAAAATGTGCAAGCCTATATTGAGCGCGAACACGAAGTGGTGCAAGCCGAACACCAGGCCGCCGAAGACGTGATCGTCTATGGCACAAAAGGCAACCCCATCAAACCCAAGACCGCCAACCAGCTCAAGCTCGTGCAGTTGGTGAAAGACAACGACCTGGTCTTTGCCCTTGGCCCGGCGGGTACCGGCAAGACCTACATCTCCGTGGCCCTGGCCGTGAGAGCGCTCAAAAACAAACAGGTAAAGAAGATCATCATCACGCGCCCAGCCGTGGAGGCTGGAGAGAACCTCGGCTTTTTGCCGGGCGATCTGAAAGAAAAGATCGATCCCTACCTGCGTCCCATCTACGATGCGCTGAACGACATGATCCCCTTCGAGAAGCTGGGCTTCTACATGGAACGCGAGATCATCGAGATCGCACCCCTGGCCTACATGCGCGGCCGCACCTTGAACAATGCCTTCATCCTGCTGGACGAAGCACAGAACACCACGCCCATGCAAATGAAAATGTTCCTCACCCGCATGGGCCCCGAATCCAAAATGATCGTCACCGGCGACGCATCCCAGATCGACTTGCCCACGCGGCAAAGCTCGGGCCTCAAGGAAGCGGTGCGCATCCTGAAAGATGTGAAAGGCATCGGCATCGTGGAACTGAACGAAAAAGACGTGGTGCGTCATCGCCTCGTGCGCGACATCATCGAAGCCTACGACAAGGAAAGTTCCTGA
- a CDS encoding ComEC/Rec2 family competence protein translates to MNRWIPYAFVRMVVFLCGGILLAIHLPDVIDALVAQALLVVLIVMYFVFALTYRRWQLNPGAFGLLAIFVAAFSITLQRTASRSDAHFLHLKTPVAYYTAVATKPSEEKSKSWKLEVAVRQVNTAGQWMPRHGNVLLYLSKQDFKKPFAYGDVLLVKGTPQSIPAPGNPGEFDYRQYLSYRQIYHQQFVHAGEVKQIAYDPPGTLMRHAIAVRLWADGVIRRFVPGEREYGLASALVLGVTDGLDNEVLQAYAATGALHVLSVSGLHVGIVYWLLLLVLRPLQKTYSGKWILAVVSILVLWGYAFVTGLSPSVLRAVTMFSFMALARPMNRQMNIYNTLAASAFCLLLVDPFMIMSVGFQLSYLALLGIVYFQPGLYTLWEPKGRLWDEIWKVSSVSLAAQFATFTVGLLYFHQFPNYFLIANFVVIPASFGVLIAGLVLLAVSAMPAVAGFLGMMLGWIVQVMNGFVFGLENLPFSKIDNVYITPWQFAWLTAMLFCLVRLLETRKMSWLITACFAAVGFAMLDGTYVHEQVDQRHVTVYKVSGHTAVDLMHEGTVFSWADTALMQDRSKVKFHLAPNRIIYGAQETASQPPLKEWKGCTLMVWHGKSILRIYEPEFSLPSALQVDYLILSHNAVRDLSSVLSKVATKQIIIDSSNKFYLANRLLQQAKERDEPVYSVWHDGAFDRSI, encoded by the coding sequence ATGAACCGTTGGATACCCTACGCCTTCGTCCGCATGGTGGTATTTTTATGTGGCGGCATCCTGCTGGCCATCCATCTCCCGGACGTGATCGACGCGCTGGTAGCGCAAGCTCTGTTGGTGGTGCTCATCGTTATGTATTTTGTGTTCGCGCTGACGTATCGCCGCTGGCAGCTCAACCCCGGGGCGTTTGGATTGCTGGCCATCTTTGTCGCCGCTTTTAGCATCACGCTCCAACGCACCGCCTCACGAAGCGATGCGCATTTTCTTCACCTGAAAACGCCTGTCGCATATTACACGGCCGTAGCAACGAAGCCTTCGGAAGAGAAAAGTAAATCCTGGAAATTAGAGGTCGCCGTGCGGCAAGTAAACACCGCAGGCCAGTGGATGCCCCGGCATGGCAACGTGCTGCTCTATCTTTCGAAACAGGATTTTAAAAAGCCTTTTGCCTATGGCGATGTTTTGCTGGTGAAAGGCACACCCCAATCCATACCCGCGCCCGGCAACCCGGGAGAATTCGACTACCGGCAATACCTTTCTTACCGCCAAATTTATCATCAGCAATTCGTGCACGCCGGCGAGGTGAAACAAATTGCTTACGATCCACCGGGAACGCTGATGCGCCACGCCATCGCCGTGCGGCTTTGGGCCGACGGGGTGATCCGTCGCTTTGTGCCCGGCGAACGCGAATACGGGCTGGCATCGGCTCTGGTCCTGGGCGTAACGGATGGGCTGGACAATGAGGTTTTACAGGCCTATGCGGCCACGGGAGCGTTGCATGTGTTGTCGGTTTCGGGATTGCACGTGGGCATTGTGTATTGGTTGCTGTTATTGGTGCTGCGACCCCTTCAGAAAACTTATTCTGGTAAATGGATACTGGCCGTCGTCAGCATTCTTGTGCTTTGGGGCTATGCGTTTGTGACGGGGCTTTCGCCTTCCGTGTTGCGGGCGGTCACGATGTTCTCGTTCATGGCGCTGGCACGACCGATGAACCGGCAAATGAATATTTACAACACGCTCGCGGCTTCTGCTTTTTGTTTGTTGCTGGTCGATCCGTTCATGATCATGTCGGTAGGCTTTCAGCTTTCTTACCTGGCGCTGTTGGGCATCGTGTATTTTCAACCCGGCCTCTACACGTTGTGGGAGCCCAAGGGCAGGCTGTGGGATGAGATCTGGAAAGTGAGCAGCGTTTCGCTGGCGGCGCAATTTGCGACGTTCACGGTGGGGCTGTTATATTTTCACCAGTTTCCAAACTATTTTCTGATCGCAAACTTCGTGGTCATTCCCGCCTCGTTTGGCGTACTCATTGCCGGCTTGGTGTTGCTGGCCGTTAGCGCCATGCCAGCCGTGGCCGGTTTTTTGGGGATGATGTTGGGATGGATCGTGCAGGTGATGAATGGGTTTGTGTTCGGCCTGGAGAATTTGCCTTTCAGTAAGATCGACAACGTTTATATCACGCCCTGGCAATTTGCATGGCTCACCGCCATGTTGTTCTGTCTTGTTCGGTTGCTGGAAACGCGAAAGATGTCATGGCTGATAACCGCTTGTTTTGCCGCGGTGGGATTTGCCATGCTCGACGGTACGTATGTTCATGAGCAGGTCGATCAACGGCATGTGACGGTCTATAAAGTTTCGGGACACACGGCGGTGGATCTGATGCATGAAGGAACGGTCTTTAGCTGGGCCGACACGGCGTTGATGCAAGATCGATCGAAAGTAAAATTTCACCTGGCTCCCAACCGGATCATTTACGGCGCCCAGGAAACGGCATCCCAACCACCCCTAAAAGAATGGAAAGGCTGCACGCTGATGGTGTGGCATGGCAAATCTATTCTTCGTATTTACGAACCGGAATTTTCGCTTCCTTCCGCTTTGCAAGTCGATTACCTGATCCTGAGTCACAACGCAGTACGCGATCTTTCTTCCGTGTTGTCAAAGGTTGCGACCAAACAAATCATCATCGACAGCAGCAATAAATTTTATCTTGCCAACCGGTTGCTCCAACAAGCAAAAGAGCGGGATGAGCCGGTTTATTCCGTGTGGCACGACGGCGCGTTTGATCGATCAATATGA
- a CDS encoding enoyl-CoA hydratase/isomerase family protein, with amino-acid sequence MKYIQYNADQGIGTITLSRPEKRNALSFELVSELKAAFTALEMDATVKIILLKAQGEAFCAGADLGYLQQLQHFSYEENLADSNHLKELFLQIYTLKKVVIAQVQGHALAGGCGLATVCDFVFSVPEAKFGYTEVRIGFIPAIVMIFLLRKIGEARSKQLLLSGELITADDALRLSLINRIIPKENLETETMAYATSLIRSNSAQAMMQTKQMIARVQDLPLEQALTFAAESNAAARATEDCRRGVDAFLRKEKITW; translated from the coding sequence ATGAAATACATCCAATACAATGCAGACCAAGGCATCGGAACCATCACCCTAAGCCGGCCCGAAAAACGCAACGCCCTGAGTTTCGAGTTGGTGAGCGAATTGAAAGCGGCGTTCACCGCCCTGGAGATGGACGCCACCGTAAAGATCATCCTCCTCAAAGCGCAAGGGGAAGCATTTTGCGCGGGCGCCGACCTCGGCTACCTGCAGCAGCTTCAGCATTTCTCGTACGAGGAGAATCTTGCCGATTCGAATCACCTGAAAGAATTATTTCTGCAGATCTATACGTTAAAGAAAGTCGTGATTGCCCAGGTGCAAGGCCATGCGCTGGCCGGCGGCTGTGGACTAGCTACGGTATGCGACTTTGTGTTTTCCGTACCCGAAGCAAAATTCGGCTACACCGAGGTAAGAATTGGATTCATCCCCGCCATCGTCATGATCTTCTTACTGCGCAAGATCGGCGAAGCCAGATCAAAACAGCTCCTCCTCAGCGGCGAGCTCATCACCGCCGACGATGCCCTTCGTCTCTCGCTCATCAATCGAATCATCCCGAAGGAAAATCTGGAAACGGAAACGATGGCCTATGCGACGTCGCTCATCCGTTCCAACTCTGCACAAGCCATGATGCAAACCAAGCAAATGATTGCCCGCGTGCAGGATCTTCCCCTAGAGCAAGCGTTAACGTTTGCAGCGGAATCCAACGCCGCCGCGCGTGCCACCGAGGATTGCAGGCGTGGGGTAGACGCTTTTCTAAGGAAGGAAAAAATCACCTGGTAA